From a region of the Melospiza georgiana isolate bMelGeo1 chromosome 23, bMelGeo1.pri, whole genome shotgun sequence genome:
- the KCTD20 gene encoding BTB/POZ domain-containing protein KCTD20 isoform X1 — translation MSRHSSLRKRHQLLTARKPSMNGNCAGGTDWVRNLESSCPVENRTVAAHESEESSVVLGGHSPAVPRTEGLDSECRHNTCPVNPQLCSMLSAPEEPHNCHIPDGNKRQLEYFNAQERHGCCALSSSSSSQTVAPEKVTLVVDGTRFAVNPQIFTAHPDTMLGRMFGPGREYNFTRPNEKGEYEIAEGISSAVFRTVLDYYKTGIINCPDGISIPDLRDTCDYLCINFDFNTIKCQDLSALLHELSNDGAHKQFDSYLEELILPIMVDSARKGERECHIVVLTDEDTVDWDEDHPPPMGEEYSQILYSSKLYRFFKYIENRDVAKAVLKERGLKNIRIGIEGYPTCKEKVKRRPGGRSEVIYNYVQRPFIQMSWEKEEGKSRHVDFQCVRSKSLTNLVTVGDDVSEDHEVIMHHPPQVDELDRLNAPFSQMVVNDLPD, via the exons ATGAGCCGGCA ctcttctcTTAGGAAACGCCACCAACTCCTCACAGCACGGAAGCCCAGCATGAATGGGAActgtgctgggggcacagaCTGGGTGAGAAATCTGGAGTCCAGTTGTCCTGTGGAAAACAGAACTGTAGCAGCCCATGAGTCAGAAGAAAGCTCTGTGGTGTTAGGAGgtcacagccctgcagttcCCAGGACTGAGG GTTTGGATTCTGAATGCCGACACAACACTTGCCCAGTAAATCCCCAGCTCTGTAGCATGCTGTCTGCTCCTGAAGAGCCTCACAACTGCCATATCCCAGATGGAAATAAGAGACAGCTGGAATATTTTAATGCCCAGGAACGCCATGGATGCTGTGCATTGTCTTCAAGTAGCAGTTCCCAGACAGTAGCTCCAGAGAAAGTGACCCTGGTGGTGGATGGCACCCGCTTTGCAGTGAATCCCCAGATCTTCACTGCTCACCCTGACACCATGCTGGGAAG GATGTTTGGGCCAGGCAGAGAATACAATTTCACCCGGCCAAACGAGAAGGGCGAGTACGAGATCGCAGAAGGGATCAGCTCTGCCGTGTTCCGCACCGTGCTG GATTATTACAAAACCGGAATCATTAACTGCCCTGATGGGATTTCCATCCCAGACCTTCGAGACACATGTGATTACCTCTGCATAAACTTTGATTTCAACACAATCAAATGTCAAGATTTAA gtGCTCTGCTACACGAGCTGTCCAACGATGGGGCTCACAAGCAGTTTGACAGCTACCTGGAGGAGCTGATCCTGCCCATCATGGTGGACAGCGCGCGGAAGGGCGAGCGCGAGTGTCACATCGTCGTGCTGACCGACGAGGACACCGTGGACTGGGACGAGGATCATCCACCTCCCATGGGAGAGGAGTATTCACAAA TCCTTTACAGTTCCAAGCTGTACAGATTCTTCAAGTACATTGAGAACAGGGACGTGGCAAAGGCTGTGTTGAAGGAACGGGGTCTGAAGAACATTCGCATTGGCATCGAAG GGTACCCCACGTGCAAGGAGAAGGTGAAGAGGAGGCCTGGTGGCCGCTCTGAGGTGATCTACAACTACGTGCAGCGTCCCTTCATCCAGATGtcctgggagaaggaggagggcaAGAGCCGCCACGTGGATTTCCAGTGCGTTCGCAGCAAATCCCTGACAAACCTGGTCACGGTGGGGGATGATGTCTCAGAGGACCACGAGGTTATCATGCATCACCCCCCTCAGGTGGATGAACTGGACAGGCTGAATGCCCCCTTCTCCCAAATGGTTGTTAATGATCTACCAGATTAG
- the KCTD20 gene encoding BTB/POZ domain-containing protein KCTD20 isoform X2, translating into MNGNCAGGTDWVRNLESSCPVENRTVAAHESEESSVVLGGHSPAVPRTEGLDSECRHNTCPVNPQLCSMLSAPEEPHNCHIPDGNKRQLEYFNAQERHGCCALSSSSSSQTVAPEKVTLVVDGTRFAVNPQIFTAHPDTMLGRMFGPGREYNFTRPNEKGEYEIAEGISSAVFRTVLDYYKTGIINCPDGISIPDLRDTCDYLCINFDFNTIKCQDLSALLHELSNDGAHKQFDSYLEELILPIMVDSARKGERECHIVVLTDEDTVDWDEDHPPPMGEEYSQILYSSKLYRFFKYIENRDVAKAVLKERGLKNIRIGIEGYPTCKEKVKRRPGGRSEVIYNYVQRPFIQMSWEKEEGKSRHVDFQCVRSKSLTNLVTVGDDVSEDHEVIMHHPPQVDELDRLNAPFSQMVVNDLPD; encoded by the exons ATGAATGGGAActgtgctgggggcacagaCTGGGTGAGAAATCTGGAGTCCAGTTGTCCTGTGGAAAACAGAACTGTAGCAGCCCATGAGTCAGAAGAAAGCTCTGTGGTGTTAGGAGgtcacagccctgcagttcCCAGGACTGAGG GTTTGGATTCTGAATGCCGACACAACACTTGCCCAGTAAATCCCCAGCTCTGTAGCATGCTGTCTGCTCCTGAAGAGCCTCACAACTGCCATATCCCAGATGGAAATAAGAGACAGCTGGAATATTTTAATGCCCAGGAACGCCATGGATGCTGTGCATTGTCTTCAAGTAGCAGTTCCCAGACAGTAGCTCCAGAGAAAGTGACCCTGGTGGTGGATGGCACCCGCTTTGCAGTGAATCCCCAGATCTTCACTGCTCACCCTGACACCATGCTGGGAAG GATGTTTGGGCCAGGCAGAGAATACAATTTCACCCGGCCAAACGAGAAGGGCGAGTACGAGATCGCAGAAGGGATCAGCTCTGCCGTGTTCCGCACCGTGCTG GATTATTACAAAACCGGAATCATTAACTGCCCTGATGGGATTTCCATCCCAGACCTTCGAGACACATGTGATTACCTCTGCATAAACTTTGATTTCAACACAATCAAATGTCAAGATTTAA gtGCTCTGCTACACGAGCTGTCCAACGATGGGGCTCACAAGCAGTTTGACAGCTACCTGGAGGAGCTGATCCTGCCCATCATGGTGGACAGCGCGCGGAAGGGCGAGCGCGAGTGTCACATCGTCGTGCTGACCGACGAGGACACCGTGGACTGGGACGAGGATCATCCACCTCCCATGGGAGAGGAGTATTCACAAA TCCTTTACAGTTCCAAGCTGTACAGATTCTTCAAGTACATTGAGAACAGGGACGTGGCAAAGGCTGTGTTGAAGGAACGGGGTCTGAAGAACATTCGCATTGGCATCGAAG GGTACCCCACGTGCAAGGAGAAGGTGAAGAGGAGGCCTGGTGGCCGCTCTGAGGTGATCTACAACTACGTGCAGCGTCCCTTCATCCAGATGtcctgggagaaggaggagggcaAGAGCCGCCACGTGGATTTCCAGTGCGTTCGCAGCAAATCCCTGACAAACCTGGTCACGGTGGGGGATGATGTCTCAGAGGACCACGAGGTTATCATGCATCACCCCCCTCAGGTGGATGAACTGGACAGGCTGAATGCCCCCTTCTCCCAAATGGTTGTTAATGATCTACCAGATTAG
- the STK38 gene encoding serine/threonine-protein kinase 38 isoform X2 produces the protein MAMTGPTPCSSMSNHTKERVTMTKVTLENFYSNLIAQHEEREMRQKKLEQMMEEEGLKDEEKRIRRSAHAQKETEFLRLKRTRLGLEDFESLKVIGRGAFGEVRLVQKKDTGHVYAMKILRKADMLEKEQVGHIRAERDILVEADSLWVVKMFYSFQDKLNLYLIMEFLPGGDMMTLLMKKDTLTEEETQFYIAETVLAIDSIHQLGFIHRDIKPDNLLLDSKGHVKLSDFGLCTGLKKAHRTEFYRNLNHSLPSDFTFQNMNSKRKAETWKRNRRQLAFSTVGTPDYIAPEVFMQTGYNKLCDWWSLGVIMYEMLIGYPPFCSETPQETYKKVMNWKETLTFPPEVPISDKAKDLILRERPAAISIEIKSIDDTSNFDEFPESDILKPTVATSNHPETDYKNKDWVFINYTYKRFEGLTARGAIPSYMKGGK, from the exons ATGGCCATGACAGGCCCTACACCGTGCTCATCCATGAGTAACCACACCAAGGAGAGAGTCACAATGACAAAGGTGACATTGGAAAACTTCTACAGCAACCTCATAGCTCAGCACGAGGAGCGAGAGATGAG ACAAAAGAAACTAGAACAAATGATGGAAGAAGAAGGCCTAAAAGACGAAGAG AAAAGGATCAGGAGGTCGGCACATGCACAGAAGGAGACGGAGTTCCTTCGCCTCAAGAGAACCAGGCTGGGACTGGAGGACTTTGAGTCTCTCAAAGTAATAGGCAGAGGAGCATTCGGAGAG GTGCGCTTGGTGCAGAAGAAGGACACGGGGCACGTTTATGCCATGAAGATCCTACGCAAAGCTGATATGCTTGAGAAGGAGCAG GTTGGCCACATCCGTGCAGAACGGGACATCCTGGTGGAGGCAGACAGCTTGTGGGTTGTGAAGATGTTCTACAGTTTCCAGGACAAGCTAAACCTCTACCTGATCATGGAGTTCCTGCCTGGAG GTGACATGATGACATTGTTGATGAAGAAGGACACTCTGACAGAGGAGGAGACACAGTTCTACATTGCTGAGACCGTGCTGGCCATTGACTCCATCCACCAGCTGGGATTCATCCATCGTGACATAAAACCAGACAACCTCCTCCTGGACAGCAAG GGCCACGTGAAACTCTCGGATTTTGGTCTGTGTACTGGACTGAAGAAAGCCCACAGGACAGAATTTTACAGGAACTTGAATCACAGTCTTCCCAGTGACTTCA CTTTCCAGAACATGAATTCcaagaggaaagcagagactTGGAAGAGGAATCGCCGGCAGCTG GCTTTTTCTACAGTGGGAACTCCAGATTACATTGCTCCTGAGGTCTTCATGCAGACTGGATACAACAAACTGTGTGACTGGTGGTCCCTGGGGGTCATCATGTACGAGATGTTGATTG gtTATCCACCATTCTGTTCTGAGACTCCTCAAGAGACATATAAGAAAGTGATGAACTGGAAGGAGACCCTGACATTTCCTCCAGAGGTTCCAATCTCTGATAAAGCCAAGGATCTTATTTTAAG AGAGAGACCTGCTGCGATTTCAATAGAAATTAAAAGCATTGATGATACCTCAAACTTTGATGAATTTCCAGAATCTGATATCCTTAAACCAACAG TGGCAACAAGCAACCACCCAGAGACAGACTACAAGAACAAAGACTGGGTTTTTATCAATTACACCTACAAGCGTTTCGAGGGCCTGACAGCCCGAGGAGCAATTCCATCCTATATGAAAGGAGGGAAGTAA
- the STK38 gene encoding serine/threonine-protein kinase 38 isoform X1: MAMTGPTPCSSMSNHTKERVTMTKVTLENFYSNLIAQHEEREMRQKKLEQMMEEEGLKDEEKRIRRSAHAQKETEFLRLKRTRLGLEDFESLKVIGRGAFGEVRLVQKKDTGHVYAMKILRKADMLEKEQVGHIRAERDILVEADSLWVVKMFYSFQDKLNLYLIMEFLPGGDMMTLLMKKDTLTEEETQFYIAETVLAIDSIHQLGFIHRDIKPDNLLLDSKGHVKLSDFGLCTGLKKAHRTEFYRNLNHSLPSDFTFQNMNSKRKAETWKRNRRQLAFSTVGTPDYIAPEVFMQTGYNKLCDWWSLGVIMYEMLIGYPPFCSETPQETYKKVMNWKETLTFPPEVPISDKAKDLILRFCCEWEHRIGASGVEEIKSNPFFEGVDWEHIRERPAAISIEIKSIDDTSNFDEFPESDILKPTVATSNHPETDYKNKDWVFINYTYKRFEGLTARGAIPSYMKGGK, from the exons ATGGCCATGACAGGCCCTACACCGTGCTCATCCATGAGTAACCACACCAAGGAGAGAGTCACAATGACAAAGGTGACATTGGAAAACTTCTACAGCAACCTCATAGCTCAGCACGAGGAGCGAGAGATGAG ACAAAAGAAACTAGAACAAATGATGGAAGAAGAAGGCCTAAAAGACGAAGAG AAAAGGATCAGGAGGTCGGCACATGCACAGAAGGAGACGGAGTTCCTTCGCCTCAAGAGAACCAGGCTGGGACTGGAGGACTTTGAGTCTCTCAAAGTAATAGGCAGAGGAGCATTCGGAGAG GTGCGCTTGGTGCAGAAGAAGGACACGGGGCACGTTTATGCCATGAAGATCCTACGCAAAGCTGATATGCTTGAGAAGGAGCAG GTTGGCCACATCCGTGCAGAACGGGACATCCTGGTGGAGGCAGACAGCTTGTGGGTTGTGAAGATGTTCTACAGTTTCCAGGACAAGCTAAACCTCTACCTGATCATGGAGTTCCTGCCTGGAG GTGACATGATGACATTGTTGATGAAGAAGGACACTCTGACAGAGGAGGAGACACAGTTCTACATTGCTGAGACCGTGCTGGCCATTGACTCCATCCACCAGCTGGGATTCATCCATCGTGACATAAAACCAGACAACCTCCTCCTGGACAGCAAG GGCCACGTGAAACTCTCGGATTTTGGTCTGTGTACTGGACTGAAGAAAGCCCACAGGACAGAATTTTACAGGAACTTGAATCACAGTCTTCCCAGTGACTTCA CTTTCCAGAACATGAATTCcaagaggaaagcagagactTGGAAGAGGAATCGCCGGCAGCTG GCTTTTTCTACAGTGGGAACTCCAGATTACATTGCTCCTGAGGTCTTCATGCAGACTGGATACAACAAACTGTGTGACTGGTGGTCCCTGGGGGTCATCATGTACGAGATGTTGATTG gtTATCCACCATTCTGTTCTGAGACTCCTCAAGAGACATATAAGAAAGTGATGAACTGGAAGGAGACCCTGACATTTCCTCCAGAGGTTCCAATCTCTGATAAAGCCAAGGATCTTATTTTAAG ATTTTGCTGTGAATGGGAGCACAGAATTGGTGCATCTGGTGTGGAGGAAATAAAGAGTAACCCATTCTTTGAAGGGGTTGATTGGGAGCACATCAG AGAGAGACCTGCTGCGATTTCAATAGAAATTAAAAGCATTGATGATACCTCAAACTTTGATGAATTTCCAGAATCTGATATCCTTAAACCAACAG TGGCAACAAGCAACCACCCAGAGACAGACTACAAGAACAAAGACTGGGTTTTTATCAATTACACCTACAAGCGTTTCGAGGGCCTGACAGCCCGAGGAGCAATTCCATCCTATATGAAAGGAGGGAAGTAA